In Candidatus Cloacimonadota bacterium, the following are encoded in one genomic region:
- the csm3 gene encoding type III-A CRISPR-associated RAMP protein Csm3, which yields MKLIKKIFINGKIELLTGLHIGGSSTALDIGGIDSNVIKNANGVPYIPGSSIKGKMRSLLEMKYSEYTQLTGLVDNGKVNMKEVEKKGLNEKEEDLKKKFNPKIQKLFGSVAKESDFKTRLIVRDAYLNNEVFEQMINKTGDFEKLELDYTEAKWEVSLDRLTSQPPHGPRQLERVPAGAKFDFSIVFTFYDETDKELVKMLFEGMQLLQDDYLGGSGSRGYGQIAFKDISISEKTAENYQKHEPAKEIKTKPTLDEIDINEIDL from the coding sequence ATGAAACTTATCAAAAAAATATTCATAAACGGGAAAATAGAACTTTTAACCGGACTTCACATCGGAGGCTCTTCTACTGCTCTCGATATTGGCGGAATAGACAGCAATGTGATAAAAAATGCAAACGGAGTTCCGTATATTCCCGGTTCTTCCATTAAGGGAAAAATGAGAAGCCTGCTGGAAATGAAATATTCAGAATATACTCAATTAACTGGTTTGGTTGATAATGGAAAAGTGAATATGAAAGAAGTAGAAAAAAAAGGATTAAACGAAAAAGAAGAAGATTTGAAAAAGAAATTCAATCCTAAAATTCAAAAACTCTTCGGTTCGGTTGCCAAAGAATCCGATTTCAAAACTCGACTGATCGTGCGTGATGCCTATTTGAATAATGAAGTATTTGAACAGATGATAAACAAAACCGGCGATTTTGAAAAACTGGAACTTGATTATACGGAAGCAAAATGGGAAGTTTCTTTAGATAGATTAACATCACAACCACCTCACGGTCCCAGACAATTGGAACGAGTTCCGGCAGGAGCAAAATTTGATTTTTCAATTGTTTTTACATTCTATGATGAAACAGATAAAGAACTGGTAAAAATGCTTTTTGAAGGAATGCAGCTTTTACAAGATGATTATCTCGGCGGTTCCGGTTCGCGCGGTTACGGTCAAATTGCTTTCAAAGATATTTCCATTTCGGAAAAAACAGCTGAAAATTATCAAAAACACGAACCTGCCAAAGAAATTAAGACGAAACCAACTCTGGATGAAATCGATATAAATGAAATTGATTTATAA
- the csm2 gene encoding type III-A CRISPR-associated protein Csm2, whose protein sequence is MHKGKVTNFHPKSGAGFIKSEDFEESVYCHKKFVDKERLGVNDQVEFEVEEGPQGFKVTTINKIKKLSPLLKMALIINELSVEEYNNFCNECKKFVSKKNFKDNVSTSKLRNLFSEVLKINNKPIDEKVKALAMLRPKLAYYSGREPKVSFFMEQLDSMISEIKEPNEVENFKEFFEAIVCYKKDAGGKE, encoded by the coding sequence ATGCATAAAGGAAAAGTAACAAATTTCCATCCCAAGAGTGGAGCAGGTTTCATCAAAAGCGAAGATTTTGAGGAATCCGTTTATTGTCATAAAAAGTTCGTTGATAAGGAAAGACTTGGCGTAAATGATCAGGTCGAATTTGAAGTAGAAGAGGGACCACAGGGATTTAAAGTAACCACCATCAATAAAATTAAAAAACTAAGTCCATTACTTAAAATGGCTTTAATTATCAATGAACTTTCTGTAGAGGAATACAACAATTTTTGTAACGAATGTAAAAAATTCGTTTCAAAAAAGAATTTTAAGGATAATGTTTCAACTTCAAAATTGAGAAATTTATTTTCCGAAGTATTGAAAATAAATAATAAGCCAATTGATGAAAAAGTAAAAGCTTTAGCTATGCTTAGACCAAAATTGGCATATTATTCTGGAAGAGAACCCAAAGTATCATTCTTTATGGAACAATTAGATTCAATGATATCGGAAATCAAAGAACCGAATGAAGTTGAGAATTTCAAAGAGTTTTTCGAAGCAATTGTTTGTTATAAAAAAGATGCAGGAGGTAAAGAATGA